A stretch of Brassica rapa cultivar Chiifu-401-42 chromosome A08, CAAS_Brap_v3.01, whole genome shotgun sequence DNA encodes these proteins:
- the LOC103833666 gene encoding uncharacterized protein LOC103833666, with translation MYCLSSLISTMNSMFSAFDALFAELMVGKNLMASSFNATATTKPASPQTQTQVQKNEKTTNKRTGLMQKTPRFALELDGLHCFETIVRS, from the coding sequence ATGTATTGTTTATCATCTTTGATCTCTACCATGAATTCCATGTTCAGTGCCTTTGACGCTCTCTTCGCTGAGCTTATGGTGGGAAAGAACCTTATGGCTTCGTCGTTTAATGCTACAGCCACCACCAAACCCGCCTCACCGCAAACTCAAACGCAAGTGCAGAAGAATGAAAAGACAACTAACAAAAGGACGGGTTTGATGCAGAAAACTCCGAGGTTTGCTCTGGAGCTCGACGGTCTTCACTGCTTCGAGACAATAGTCCGTTCTTGA